The Anastrepha obliqua isolate idAnaObli1 chromosome 5, idAnaObli1_1.0, whole genome shotgun sequence DNA window aaatgcAGGCATAATATTCAAATGCTAACATGAGTCCAggaacacgtgggtatcgcgggtaatgagacctctgactctttagctaggacGGGCTCTTCTTTTTAGAGAGAAGGATGGGATGGATGAGAAAGTGGTCACTTTCTGTGCCTCTACCCGGTCTTCGCTCGATTTAAGGCTTGGGATCTTTGGcattgatgtgttaagaagcgatcacCTTGGATCCTTGGCAccgcaagatctactcagatttctgcggagctcgggtagatttaaagagaattaaaaattaaaaaaaagaagggaACTCGAGTGCAGCTTAATgaacttaatgttgtctgagtgctgaacttgctagttgtcccgacaaagaGTTGTTTTAGTCATCTCCACtgctcgaaaaaattataaaaccaagACGATTATGATGATATCTGCTaaaacaataatagaaaaatgtccCATCTTTTCATTGATTGCATGTTTAAATGGGGATCTCATAATGGAAATTAATCCGCATTTATTGCTCGTATTTTAGTAACGCACAAATTTTTGTTCTATacaaaacgaaataattaaaagacCAAAAGCATTTGCTTTTAACTCAAAGGTGTAAAAAGTAAGTTATTacgtcaaaattattttattataagtgCTTTTGAGCGCTTCTCTCGATCTCATATTTATGTGACCTTtgctttaacaacaaaaaatatgccgCGCGGAAGAGTTTTATCTGAATTTGAGCAGATACAAATTTTAGTGTGGGCGGGGGAgagagcttcttcttcttcttgattggcgcgataatgcGATACAATACGAAATAttgcttcaaaattaaaaagaagcaaaactgTGGTTTAACATTACTTCCATTTGAGAGAAAAGTACGAAAGTACCGAGAGAAGAGAGAGTAGAAAACCAAAACTTGGCGCTAGAGATGTTCGGGACATCAAACGTTTAGctgtaaataaatcaaattaattaatttgaactTAATTTGGAAGTTACTGACCGTCGTATGAAAAGCAACATTTGCAAGCAGATTCTAGTCTAGAATGTGAAAAACGAGTCCCTAAATCTGAGTTATTCATCAGAGGATCCGCACGGGTTGTAAAAAAcgttttattaaaacataaatatatggatcattgaattgataaaaaacGATGTTTCAGTAAACCGACAATTTATCCACACAATAAAGCacataaaatatagttttcgcTGTatgtgttttcatttttgtaagtgAATTCCATGTATCGCAACAACTCGGTTATCGTGACAGATTCTGGCCTTTAATATTCGCGATAGTGACGATGGCACTGCAAAAAAGTTTgatgataataatatttatggtGAAATATTACATTTGATTGTACTTGTAAATATCGGTCATACAGACATGtaagtgcatgcatacatatttgaagTAAGCAGGTATTTTTACATATACAGCCATTgtcatataaatagcacatttagactttgaaagcaaagagttgaatatgtttttaaatatttattttttactgggAAAAAagcaagataaaaaataaaaaacgtatttacttccactttaaaacaaaaaaataaaaaaataccagtctaacggttagacgcgatagaagtgaaaccttccgtaaaacaaactgagagagaataagacgaaagcagcattaggagcgggataattataggttcattataatattgctataaagttcatattttattttcttcattttatcattattcatcctcaatgttttcaatttcaacaaatgatacgagtggcttatgatagataaaatatgatacaaatgctttggtttcgatgttgtcaaaaaaaatacccaaacggaccgaagaaacagacttacaaatttcttccattttcgtctacttgtattcatataaaaatttatgtctcttcccaccaaagctaaatgtattagtatattttttcttgtatttattcaaggctgaaatccaaaaaactgttttcaataaataatcagaaatgtcctacaatgcaaatttcaaaaaaaaaaaaaaattttatttcttgtgattcgaaccaagaattttgaatcggaagctcacattgctagccgctcggcaatCGCGCCATACTGTCGGTGTTGGCCTAagagttatttagttcgtcgctacgtttatatgtaattcgtttcaatttttcccaaatcactcccaacgattctaaagaagttttcacttcaaaaattaatgtacgaaatatttataccgattcacttaaactgactttcagtatctaaaccaaaaatagaaaagccaaaaaactgttttcaataaataatcagaaatgtcctacaatgcaaatttcaaaaaaaaaaattccattttcgtctacatgtattcatataaaaatttatggctcttcccaccaaagctaaatgtattagtatattttttcttgtatttattcaaggctgaaatcccggcggtactgcaataccgggtcaacccgtggcagaggcggagcaagcccctaaaacactccgcgcatttccaaaaattagtttaacatttgttgtcctccgatggaggatctatcagatgttaagctgataaccacactacctagtcaatacattttaaataataaacctaataaaacttttgagaattacacgctcacaaaaattatttatatcaacatataatataacgcttcgtaactaaataacttttaggccagcgacgacagcatggcgcggtagccgagcgactagcaatgtgagattccgatccaaaatccttggttcaaatcacaagaaaaaataaaagttatttttatttagttcgtcgctacttttatatcaacatataatacaacgcttcgtagccaagttggtcgcttttttcgtttcacttttcctcaaatcactcccaacgattctaaagaagttttcacttcaaaaatggttaaaaagaatttcagttctgatttaatttacgagCATTTTGATAACTCACAAAATCTCCAGGACACATAAATAGCACatcctaaaaaattccaaataaaagcaaaaacagtaaacaaatcagatagttaagtaataatattgttttaccagattagaattttgtactataaccaccgtttttgattacttctttAAGCCGTCGCTCCATGCTTTCTACAAGCTTGTGGCATCTTTCCTTTAGAATCGAGTACCAAGCCTCCTCAACTGTGGCTCAcgaatcattaaaatttttaaaatttttgttaacgaTTTTGACCTTAATGTCATTCCACAAATCCGGCCAAtccagtacattaattttttctcttctgagcaattgcttcactgtctttgcagtatgctttggatcattgtcctgcataAATGTACAATTTATTGGCgtaaactcaaacacaaatggctGCATTTTGTTCTGGAGTATATCCAGACACTGAAGTCTATCCATTTTACCAACCACGCGAACAATCGGCTAGAAaaaagctccccaaaccatgatgCTTCAGCCACCGTGTTTAATCGTCTTTTTTATGAACATAGGATTTAGATCTTGATTTTTCGGACGACGTACAATAGTTTTCCCATCTGGTcccatcctatttattttggtttcatcggtccaaagtacgttttttcaaaactgaatagatttgtctttgtgggcTTTAGCAAGGGCAAGTCGGTGTTTGATATGTCTTTTTGTCTTTTGTCAGGAgtggtttttttctgcttaagCGGCCAAACAGCTGGGCTTCGCCAAAGGGACAGATACTCGtaactataatataaaatttcgaaaaaaaattttgtttttaataaaatgttaatataatcctttgaaaatatgccaattttgaaaaaaatatattgacttcttcattttaaataatttttatgaaaattagtagaaatatggccgtttacagataTCTGCCCCCTTAAGTCGCCTTCCTACAAGCTTCCTGGACACCTGTGCACCagattcttggtttatttcaagcattatAGCTCTATCCATattaacatcagtttttcgcGGCTTTGGTTTCCTTCCCGTCTTTTGCTTAAATAGGATGAATCTTTCTTAACTTAacaaaatgattatttttctttcgctgCAGAAGTAGACGCGCCTTTCATAAATTGTACACCCAATATGAAAAGTCCGATAGGTAGAAATTATTTCATGAGAGTTTCAATACtaaagataataataataattcttttttttttgtggcggtGATGTAGATTTTAAAacgccttcgcacttacagcgaccgtcgtctggTGCGTCGAGTGGTGTGCCACTTAAACGATCGTCCTTTTTTGGATGTTTTCTCCACCTCGGAGCTACGGTAGGTTTCATCCCAGACAGAGAAGATCCTAATAGGTGTTCTGATAAAGACTACCTCTTCTACTCTCCCATCTTGCAGGGTCGCCAGTTTTGGAGCCAGCTTCATGCAATCGACTCATCTTCTGATTAGTTAGGTAGGCTAAAGTTGTAGTAACAATCAAGCTGCACCGAGACCCCATGCTAACCCACGCTAATCCTCGAAATTAGTAGGTGAATGTAAGAAAAAACTGAATAGTgtagcaaaacacaacaaagtttatcTTATTTGAGTACCTGGACACTGCGGGATTACAAAGACCCAAGTGAGACCTGAACCCTTCCTAGGGGTCAATTCTGCATCAATTCAACTATGGCTtaacgacttcatgaggtctaccaaTAGAGGACCTTCCTCTGAGTTAggctcctgcagagtagccaagtgcaagttgtgaaagaaccaaacagtaAATTAGCAACGTTTCTCCCAAAAACTTAGTAGGGAGGACTTGAAAGTGCTGGTGGCTGTAATCACAGGCCATAAGGACTGCCATGGGAATCATAGGCGACCGAATAAGCCTATCTTGTTGTGAAAATGAGGACATTGCAGAGCATTTTCCAGCGTTCTCTAGTATCAGACTTAGGCTGTTGGGGTGCGATGTTCTGAGCATGGATacagttcatactcttccgaatctcttaagattcatcaatgaatccaaaagattcgcggaagagtgacctccAACCAATTTCtccgtcttaccatccatattgcatctatcctgtctctctattcctCCCACTGTAATCTATCCGAGTGTGgtacaatggtcttcctgactgagtgcttagaATTGTCGaatcccccacaaatctaatctaatctaatgtaAGGTTAGCATGTCGCTTAAGCTTCTCTGTCCGTATCAAGTTTTTTGGGGCGTTACTATTTTGTCGATAATGTTGTCTGCTCCTAAGGGACCTAGACTACCCTCGGCAGCTTTGCGATCTAATTTCCATCTCTCGCCTTTGAAGAATGTATGATCTGCATTGTCAATAAGCGCATCTCCGTAGATGCATTCAGTGGTTTGCGTTTCCCCTATTCGTTGGGTGTTCAGCCGAACTCATCCTTCTATTtttggtgtacgtcttgatgttgttccacaaatgaaggagcCTACAGTcttatgccacctccgaacgacaaacagtttttttatcagaagattttttatggcagaaatacactcggacgtttgccattgtctgtcgagagacgaccgctattagaaaaccctttttCAATCATTTCGTGTTTCGTACCCACTCAATACCGAATAGTAATCACGCCATCCCACCCATCCGGCTACGGCGTCTACATATTGTCAATAGGCAGTTCTCATCTGAggctttattgttgttttcacaGGGGCAGGATTTTTATGTTGCGGGTGCCAAACCCAGCGCATAACCAGATATTCTAGGATGCTCCGCCTTCTCACATTAATTCGCTCTTAAACGGATGCCACCCAGAGAATATTTGGGCGATGCTCGgatgttgtgagctgcttggaacGTATGcggaagaatcgtcctggccacttccaagtgaatggcaatcagagACTTTCCCcgcttgcgtggacttctacacacggAATCATCCTCCGGCGCCCGACTAAGAGTCAACATTACAAAACCAAAGGTAATAAGCGTCAATACCTCTGAAACCCAGATGGCCGAGATGGATGAAGTCGACGAATTTTGTTACCTCGGGAGCATTATTTCAAAGACTGAGGGATCAGCGGCGGACATACTCACCCGAATAGAACAGGCACGGCCTGCGTTTGGTAGACATGGTATGGAGAGTGACTCACATTCCCCGATGTACGAAACATTGCATTTAACAGTGGGTGGCCTAAAAATGTTGCCACCTTTTTTTAACCGCTGTCTTCGTAAGATTATGCGGATATACTGGCCCGACGCTGTAAGCAATGTTCACCTTTGGAATGCGACCAAGCAAGTAGATATCCACATAGAAATCTAGCGCCGTAAGTGGAAATAGATCGGGCGTAAATAACACCGTAAGATGACATCACAAGAGCAGCGCTGGGGTTCCAGGCTAACCCTCAGGAAAGTCGGAGATGCGGAAGCCAACACGTGGAGGCGACAAGTTGAAGCAGAAGCGAAAAAAGCAGGTCGTTTCTGAAGTCAAATTAAATTCTTAGcgttaaataaatcaaataataattcGTTTATTGAGGTCCTATGTGCAGCATAAAGGGAAAATTTATTGTATGGGACCCTCtgtattattatagttttttcttcTCTCACCTTTGACATGACATCATAACCTTCATTTGCTAGCTGGTAAATTTCCATACACCAGACACACCATTTCTAGTGCGATGATGCATCGAAGGTGCGAAATATTTGCAACCGATAATCTGGCTCACCTATACTTGAACTAATCAACTTCTGCAGGTTCGGTTTGCAGTTAATGCCCACACCTACAAATCGTAATTTTTCAAAGATGAAGCGCTGATAGCGAGAATTGGTAATGAGGAGAATTTTTGTTAGGatggatttttttatggaatattttgtttctaaaaCGGCAGCGTCAGGAaattcttcttctccttcttgaTCGCTTACGCGATTGTTGCTTTCTCCTACTAACCGGCGTCAATTGGACACACGAAGTGCAGagaaggtcttcctcttcctccgcgaccaccagctggtaccgcagcgAATATTTTGAGAACCAGAGCGTTTGAATCAATTCGAACGAGATGACCCTGCCAGCGAAATCAcgtagatctttattcgctgcgctatgtttatgtcgttgtaaagctcatacagctcattgttccatcgacTGCGATACTTACCGTCACCTACGTAGACATGGATATTAATgacgaaaaattatatataacttAAGGAAGCCACAGGAACATCTTAGGTATGTCCTTCGAGGGTATCAAAGTTTGATTCTTCGAAGCATTTGGCACCGCTTGAGAGAAGAGGGAAGCACTCGGTGCCACAAAGCATTATTTGCACACCTTTCAAACAACCTCACAAATTATAGTCTAAAAGCGTGAAATGCAATGCTGTTTGATCCATTCTCCTTTTCCGCTAGCATGCACGCCTTTCGACCTGTTGTCATGATCACGTCAATTGTTAAGACAAATGGAGCATTTcaagtcaaaaatatttaaaaaaattctgcaataaaatattttctattacaTAACTACAAGACATTCTCTTCATCTCAATGTTTGATTTACCattaaattaatgtaaaaaCTCTTCCCTCTTCACAGATGACAATTCCATTGACCGTGGCTGTTTGGCGAGTACTGATACGTGCGAGGCACCAAATTGTGTCAGTTGTACCACTGCAAATTGCAACAAGAACACTGTATGTAAGTCTTGCACATCAGAGGACAACGCTGCTTGTGCCCAAACTGATGCGTCCACAGTTGGCAACGCCATTTGCAGCAGCGCCGATAGCACCTGCATGATCAGTGTGCTGCAGAATACAACGGAACGAGGCTGTGTTACGGAGGACTTCGAAAAAAACTGCACAGAtacgaaaaaatgcaaaatatgtcAAGGTGGCATTTGTAATTTGGGCATATTCCCGACGGATCGCCGCACCTGCTTTCAGTGCACCGATACAGAGACAACCTGCGCAAATGCAGTgaccagcagcagcaacagcagcgacAGCAGCACTTCACTACCTTGCCTGCATTACGTGGAGGACGACAAATGTTATATGTATGGCACGGATGAGACGCACGTCACACGGGGCTGCACCTCGGATGCGGCTGAAGTGAATAAATGTAGTACGGAAGGCGATGATAAGTGTAAAACTTGCGATACCAGCAATTGCAATGAGTGGGGCTACAGTATGGATCAGTCGTTATTGTGCGTGACGTGTTCGAGCGCAAACGATAGCCAATGTGCTTGGGGACAGTTGGCGAGCAATGCTACGAGTTGTGAGAAAAAAATCCTATATACACAAGAGGAGAAATGCTATACGCGTACCAATGAGGCTGGAGTGGTGACGCGCGGCTGTTTCTACGATCTCGATGAGGCGGCACAGACAGCGTGCACGCAGGCGAACAATTGCACTACTTGCACGAATGCCAATGGTTGCAACAACGTGGACGCGCAGAATTTCACTT harbors:
- the LOC129248872 gene encoding protein psiI; the encoded protein is MWQNCKWILVSLASLMLFSCAVAQTEDFTCVQCNATENCLKNITAIDTTIACSETQTCYTKLNDDNSIDRGCLASTDTCEAPNCVSCTTANCNKNTVCKSCTSEDNAACAQTDASTVGNAICSSADSTCMISVLQNTTERGCVTEDFEKNCTDTKKCKICQGGICNLGIFPTDRRTCFQCTDTETTCANAVTSSSNSSDSSTSLPCLHYVEDDKCYMYGTDETHVTRGCTSDAAEVNKCSTEGDDKCKTCDTSNCNEWGYSMDQSLLCVTCSSANDSQCAWGQLASNATSCEKKILYTQEEKCYTRTNEAGVVTRGCFYDLDEAAQTACTQANNCTTCTNANGCNNVDAQNFTCIRCRSDNYEGCRLNADKIGGEKCTNLVTSELEAKCFTGVWNTNVVIRGCLIDLDERNQFICKDPDNESCKVCSGTNCNIEANGAAYLLISNGLLAAVLLTLWRLK